In a single window of the Eshraghiella crossota genome:
- a CDS encoding sensor histidine kinase: MLNAFKVDKSCIIALTGIFSVMYFGCMAAEFIKKKKFYDNMKSVMAELDNKLLIAELVPGCDFTEGRILKELLYETGYCYGNRINELSRSVEDFKEYVEMWIHEVKIPLSSLMLMNYNRNDDVVTRSAGLSELDNYLEQILYYIRADVSDKDYLLKKVSLEEIINQVIVKNKEFLIGRRIKIKKENLEKTVVTDSKWMEFIINQILNNSIKYSKDNPIISFYTMEDDDSVILVIEDNGIGIEPSDLDRVFDKSFTGINGRMGRKSTGMGLYLCRKLCKKLGHVISVESSVGEYTKVIISFGKNEFYSDVT, from the coding sequence ATGTTAAACGCTTTCAAGGTGGATAAAAGCTGCATTATTGCGTTGACCGGTATTTTCAGTGTAATGTATTTTGGCTGTATGGCAGCAGAATTTATTAAGAAAAAAAAGTTTTATGATAATATGAAGTCTGTAATGGCTGAACTTGATAATAAGCTGCTTATTGCAGAACTTGTTCCCGGCTGCGATTTTACTGAAGGCAGAATTCTTAAAGAACTGCTATACGAAACCGGCTATTGTTACGGTAACCGTATTAACGAACTGTCCCGTTCCGTAGAGGATTTTAAGGAATATGTTGAGATGTGGATACATGAAGTCAAGATTCCTCTTTCAAGCCTTATGCTTATGAATTACAACAGGAATGATGATGTGGTAACAAGGTCGGCGGGACTTTCAGAGCTTGATAATTATCTTGAACAGATTCTTTATTATATAAGAGCTGATGTATCAGATAAGGACTATCTCCTGAAAAAAGTGTCACTTGAAGAAATTATCAATCAGGTCATCGTCAAAAATAAGGAATTTTTAATAGGCAGAAGAATTAAAATCAAAAAAGAAAATCTGGAAAAAACCGTTGTTACCGATTCAAAATGGATGGAATTTATAATAAATCAGATTTTGAATAATAGTATTAAGTATTCAAAAGATAATCCGATTATTTCTTTTTATACAATGGAGGATGACGATTCGGTAATACTTGTGATAGAAGATAACGGAATAGGAATAGAACCCTCTGATTTAGACAGGGTATTTGATAAATCTTTTACCGGTATCAACGGCAGAATGGGAAGAAAATCAACGGGAATGGGACTTTACCTTTGCAGGAAGCTTTGTAAGAAGCTGGGCCACGTTATATCCGTGGAGTCGTCTGTGGGAGAGTACACTAAAGTCATTATTTCTTTCGGAAAAAATGAATTTTATAGTGACGTTACATAG
- the truA gene encoding tRNA pseudouridine(38-40) synthase TruA: MKQNFKFKIMFDGTRYFGWEHQPNTDLTIQGKIETVLQRMVSSEKVPEVIGCGRTDAGVHAKAMIANAFLETDMSTDAIRDYMNRYLPDDICVLEVKEAAERFHSRYKAVGKTYCYTCYTGPLKPVFDRKYVYYIEETPDIGKMEEAAKLLIGIHDYASFCSNPKMKKSTVREVDSIQIIKKGQYIRFTYHGTGFLQHMVRILTGTLLEVGFGKRDVSSIPELFEAKDRSLAGFTAPASGLCMMQVDYN; this comes from the coding sequence ATGAAACAAAATTTTAAATTTAAGATAATGTTTGACGGAACAAGATATTTCGGCTGGGAACATCAGCCCAATACTGATTTAACCATTCAGGGCAAAATAGAAACCGTCCTCCAGAGAATGGTCTCTTCCGAAAAAGTACCGGAAGTCATAGGCTGCGGACGTACGGATGCAGGTGTTCATGCAAAAGCCATGATTGCCAATGCTTTCCTTGAGACCGATATGTCAACCGATGCAATCCGTGATTATATGAACAGGTATCTTCCCGACGATATATGCGTTCTTGAAGTAAAAGAAGCTGCCGAAAGATTCCACAGCCGTTACAAAGCTGTAGGCAAGACCTATTGTTACACCTGTTATACAGGTCCTCTAAAGCCTGTATTTGACAGAAAATATGTCTACTACATTGAAGAAACCCCGGATATCGGAAAAATGGAAGAAGCTGCAAAACTTCTTATAGGAATACATGATTATGCAAGTTTCTGCAGTAATCCAAAGATGAAAAAATCAACCGTAAGGGAAGTTGATTCAATACAGATAATAAAAAAAGGACAATACATACGTTTTACCTACCACGGAACCGGTTTTCTCCAACATATGGTAAGAATACTTACCGGTACACTTCTTGAGGTAGGTTTTGGTAAACGTGATGTATCATCCATTCCTGAACTGTTTGAGGCAAAAGACAGGTCTCTTGCCGGATTCACAGCTCCGGCATCAGGACTTTGCATGATGCAGGTTGATTATAATTAG
- a CDS encoding response regulator transcription factor, with translation MSRILIVEDDETLRGELSYFLIGNGYEVSVITDFKDTLDEMLKTDTELILLDLNLPGIDGQTLLRMYRKEKNTPVIIVTSKDTEMDELICMTYGADDFVSKPYNPALLLLHIEAVLRRNGGDENVIRYRYITLNLSRSSISGNGNEIELSKNECRILNYMFRNSGKIVSRDDIMNYLWDDCEFVDDNTLTVNITRVRHKLAELGYGDVISTKRGQGYYIEA, from the coding sequence ATGAGCAGAATTTTAATTGTAGAAGATGATGAGACATTAAGAGGTGAGCTTTCCTATTTTCTCATAGGAAACGGTTACGAGGTAAGTGTAATAACGGATTTTAAGGATACGCTTGATGAGATGTTAAAGACGGATACGGAGCTTATTCTTCTGGATTTGAATCTTCCGGGGATTGACGGGCAGACGTTACTCCGCATGTATCGTAAAGAAAAAAATACCCCGGTCATCATTGTTACAAGCAAAGATACGGAAATGGATGAACTTATATGTATGACTTACGGGGCGGACGATTTTGTTTCAAAACCGTATAATCCGGCACTTCTTCTTTTGCATATTGAGGCTGTTTTAAGGAGAAACGGAGGAGATGAGAATGTTATAAGATACAGGTACATCACTCTTAATCTTTCAAGGTCTTCTATATCGGGGAATGGCAATGAAATAGAGCTTTCAAAAAATGAATGCAGGATTCTTAATTATATGTTCAGAAACAGTGGGAAAATTGTATCAAGGGACGATATTATGAATTACCTTTGGGATGACTGTGAGTTTGTTGACGATAATACTTTAACCGTTAATATAACGAGAGTGCGTCATAAACTGGCAGAATTAGGGTACGGCGATGTGATAAGCACAAAGAGAGGACAGGGTTATTATATTGAAGCTTAA
- a CDS encoding GNAT family N-acetyltransferase, whose protein sequence is MSYFWKNGLVELKMIREEDSHNFYDVLMDTQTRKQAEHGIYLPATVQYAKDMADNAMVNNEQGDELWFSIRNMDEEPVGYAVIDWINEKMGNAQLSITVYRQYRGLGYAGSAASILLEYLFNERRFHKVGCNVMEDNEEGKTFVENMGFTLDAFRSGMFYTGGHYTGELYYSLLDFEYNGTGTDKERERKNYKGFEVFDSTLGNSEKHTAKGPLVWEQRPYYWEYDGIVLSDMNEEEYCINHGMIYDTESCIFFDSDVKLPYEPDFLSDFETEHLNFGCEDDRIEFSIWDLEDNYAGCINLCGIDKKNGKFSFSVYILPEHRGKGYSVKALKLVLNYAFNELRMNKMVSCVNMGNDASAAMMRSVGCVVEGVSRDSEYYHGHYVDTVMFGLTAEDFKKHCTDSK, encoded by the coding sequence ATGAGTTATTTCTGGAAAAACGGGCTTGTAGAGCTCAAAATGATAAGAGAAGAAGACAGCCATAATTTTTATGATGTTCTTATGGACACACAGACAAGAAAACAGGCGGAGCATGGCATATATCTTCCCGCAACGGTTCAATATGCCAAAGATATGGCGGACAATGCCATGGTAAATAATGAGCAGGGTGACGAACTTTGGTTTTCCATAAGAAATATGGATGAAGAACCTGTGGGATATGCCGTAATTGACTGGATAAATGAAAAGATGGGCAATGCACAGCTAAGCATAACCGTTTACAGACAGTACAGAGGTTTAGGTTATGCGGGAAGTGCAGCGTCAATTCTTCTTGAATATCTTTTTAATGAGAGGCGGTTCCATAAAGTCGGATGTAACGTTATGGAAGATAATGAAGAGGGCAAGACGTTTGTGGAAAATATGGGATTTACCCTTGACGCATTCAGAAGCGGGATGTTTTATACCGGGGGACATTATACAGGAGAACTGTACTATTCACTCCTTGATTTTGAATATAACGGCACAGGCACGGACAAAGAAAGAGAAAGAAAGAACTATAAAGGCTTTGAAGTATTTGATTCCACACTGGGAAATTCAGAAAAACATACCGCCAAAGGCCCGTTGGTATGGGAGCAAAGACCTTATTACTGGGAATATGACGGAATAGTCTTAAGTGATATGAACGAGGAGGAATACTGCATCAATCATGGGATGATATATGATACGGAAAGCTGTATTTTCTTTGACAGCGATGTGAAACTGCCTTATGAACCGGATTTCCTCAGTGATTTTGAAACGGAACACCTGAATTTCGGATGTGAGGATGACAGGATTGAATTTTCAATATGGGATCTTGAAGACAATTATGCAGGCTGTATTAATCTTTGCGGTATTGATAAGAAAAATGGTAAATTTTCCTTTAGCGTGTATATTTTGCCGGAACACAGGGGAAAAGGATATTCGGTAAAGGCATTGAAACTTGTATTAAATTACGCATTTAATGAGCTTAGGATGAATAAAATGGTTTCCTGTGTCAATATGGGTAATGACGCATCTGCAGCGATGATGAGAAGTGTCGGCTGTGTGGTGGAGGGTGTATCCAGGGACAGCGAATATTACCATGGACATTATGTTGATACGGTTATGTTCGGACTTACGGCAGAAGATTTTAAAAAACATTGCACCGACAGCAAATAA
- a CDS encoding amidophosphoribosyltransferase, whose amino-acid sequence MGGFFGVASKESCTFDLFFGTDYHSHLGTRRAGMAVYGENGFSKSIHNIEGSPFRTKFEKELNTLNGNMGIGCISDYEAQPILVRSHHGSFAITTVSKINNADQLVEDILKGTTHFFEMSNGEINSTELVAALINQKDNIIDGIKYALDVIDGSLSLLILTPMGIYAARDKYGRTPVVLGRKEDARCACFESFSYLNLGYSADRELGPGEIVFFNADECKTLVAPGNNYKVCTFLWVYYGYPSASYEGVSVESMRYNCGKLLARRDNVDVDVVAGIPDSGTAHAIGYANESGIPFSRPFIKYTPTWPRSFMPTIQTKRDLIAHMKLIPVHDLIKDKKLLLIDDSIVRGTQLRETTEFLYESGAKEVHIRPACPPLLFGCKYLNFSRSKSEMELIARRVIEELEGGEVSMETLQEYADPDNEKYQKMVDKICEKLKFTSLRFHRLDDMLESVGIDPDHLCTYCWNGKE is encoded by the coding sequence ATGGGCGGCTTTTTTGGCGTAGCATCTAAGGAAAGTTGTACTTTCGATTTATTTTTTGGAACGGATTACCATTCACACCTTGGAACAAGGCGTGCAGGTATGGCAGTGTATGGAGAGAACGGCTTCAGCAAATCCATACATAATATAGAAGGTTCACCATTCAGGACTAAGTTTGAAAAGGAACTTAACACACTGAACGGTAATATGGGAATAGGATGTATATCAGATTATGAGGCACAGCCTATATTGGTGAGATCACACCATGGAAGCTTTGCAATTACGACAGTAAGCAAAATTAACAATGCTGATCAGCTTGTTGAAGACATACTTAAGGGAACCACGCATTTCTTTGAGATGAGTAACGGAGAGATTAATTCCACGGAACTTGTAGCGGCACTTATTAACCAGAAAGATAATATTATAGATGGTATTAAGTATGCGCTTGATGTAATCGACGGTTCTTTGTCATTACTTATACTTACTCCTATGGGAATATATGCTGCGAGGGACAAGTACGGAAGAACACCTGTTGTCCTTGGCAGGAAGGAAGATGCCAGATGTGCATGCTTTGAAAGTTTTTCCTATCTGAATCTTGGATATTCGGCTGACAGGGAACTGGGACCGGGCGAGATAGTATTTTTCAATGCCGATGAGTGCAAAACCCTTGTTGCTCCCGGCAATAACTATAAAGTATGTACCTTCCTCTGGGTATATTACGGTTATCCTTCAGCAAGTTATGAAGGCGTAAGTGTTGAAAGCATGAGATATAACTGCGGTAAACTGCTTGCCAGAAGAGATAATGTGGATGTAGACGTTGTTGCGGGAATACCTGATTCAGGAACAGCCCATGCAATAGGCTATGCTAATGAGTCAGGAATACCTTTCTCAAGACCGTTTATCAAATACACACCTACATGGCCACGTTCTTTTATGCCTACTATACAGACAAAGAGAGATTTAATTGCACATATGAAGCTCATTCCTGTGCATGACCTTATTAAGGATAAGAAACTTTTACTTATAGATGATTCTATTGTAAGAGGAACACAGTTAAGGGAGACTACGGAATTCCTTTACGAAAGCGGTGCAAAAGAAGTACATATAAGACCTGCCTGCCCACCTCTTCTTTTTGGATGTAAATATCTTAATTTCTCCCGTTCGAAGTCAGAAATGGAGCTTATTGCAAGAAGAGTTATTGAAGAACTTGAGGGTGGAGAAGTCTCAATGGAGACATTGCAGGAGTATGCTGACCCTGATAATGAAAAATATCAGAAGATGGTAGATAAGATTTGTGAAAAGCTTAAATTTACATCATTAAGATTCCACAGGCTTGATGATATGCTTGAGTCTGTAGGCATAGATCCTGACCATCTTTGTACATATTGTTGGAACGGAAAGGAATAA
- a CDS encoding DUF1846 domain-containing protein, with translation MKKGFDNDKYLRTQSEHIKERIAQFGNKLYLEFGGKLFDDYHASRVLPGFEPDSKLQMLLQLKEQAEIVIVISAEDIEDNKIRGDFGITYDDDVLRLIDAFQSVGLFVGSVCLTKFADQPSAKFFQEKLAKLGIKSYRHYRIPGYPSDVEKIVSDEGYGKNDYIETEKPLVVITAPGPGSGKMAVCLSQLYHEHKRGVDAGYAKFETFPIWNLPLKHPVNLAYEAATADLNDVNMIDPFHLEAYGETTVNYNRDIEIFPVVNAMFELIFGTSPYKSPTDMGVNMAGNCIFDDEACKEASEQEIIRRYYKCLKDIKQFGHTKDDKFKLELLMKQAGISVDKRKVVKAALDREEETGGPAMAIELNDGRIVTGKTSELLGASASALINSIKVLAGIEHEVKLIAPEAIEPIQKLKTGYLGSRNPRLHSDEILIALSTTAARSDEAARTLDKLSELKGAQAHSSVILSSVDEQIFRKLGINLTCEPKYEQDERRYHKN, from the coding sequence GTGAAAAAAGGATTCGATAATGACAAATATCTTAGGACACAGTCCGAACACATAAAGGAACGGATTGCACAGTTTGGAAATAAATTATATCTGGAATTTGGAGGAAAGCTCTTTGATGATTATCATGCATCAAGAGTTCTTCCGGGATTTGAACCGGATTCAAAGTTACAGATGCTTCTTCAGCTGAAGGAGCAGGCCGAAATAGTAATAGTAATCAGCGCAGAAGACATTGAAGATAACAAAATCCGCGGCGATTTCGGAATTACCTATGATGATGATGTATTAAGACTTATTGATGCATTCCAGTCAGTAGGACTTTTTGTGGGAAGTGTATGTCTTACAAAGTTTGCAGACCAGCCTTCGGCTAAGTTCTTTCAGGAAAAACTTGCAAAATTAGGAATTAAATCCTACAGACATTACAGGATACCGGGATATCCAAGTGATGTTGAAAAAATAGTAAGTGATGAAGGATATGGCAAAAATGATTATATTGAGACAGAAAAACCGCTTGTTGTAATTACGGCACCGGGACCGGGAAGCGGTAAAATGGCAGTATGCCTTTCACAGCTTTATCATGAACATAAGAGAGGCGTGGATGCAGGATATGCTAAGTTTGAGACATTTCCAATCTGGAATCTCCCTTTAAAACATCCGGTTAACCTTGCTTATGAAGCAGCAACAGCAGACCTTAATGATGTTAATATGATTGATCCGTTTCACCTTGAAGCATACGGAGAAACCACGGTTAATTATAACAGGGATATAGAGATATTCCCTGTAGTTAATGCCATGTTTGAGTTGATTTTTGGAACAAGCCCTTATAAATCACCTACAGATATGGGTGTTAATATGGCGGGCAACTGTATTTTTGATGACGAAGCCTGCAAAGAGGCATCTGAACAGGAGATAATCAGAAGATATTACAAGTGCCTTAAGGACATTAAGCAGTTCGGACATACAAAAGATGATAAATTTAAGCTTGAACTTCTTATGAAACAGGCGGGAATCAGCGTTGATAAGAGAAAAGTTGTAAAAGCGGCTCTTGACAGGGAAGAAGAAACAGGCGGACCTGCAATGGCGATAGAACTTAATGACGGAAGAATTGTTACCGGCAAGACAAGTGAGCTTCTCGGAGCATCAGCATCGGCACTTATTAATTCTATTAAAGTACTGGCAGGAATTGAACATGAAGTTAAACTGATTGCACCTGAAGCAATAGAACCTATACAGAAATTAAAGACAGGATATCTTGGAAGCCGTAATCCAAGACTTCATTCGGATGAGATACTTATAGCCCTTTCTACAACAGCGGCAAGAAGTGATGAAGCGGCAAGAACCCTTGATAAATTATCAGAATTAAAGGGCGCGCAGGCTCATTCTTCAGTCATCCTTTCATCCGTGGATGAGCAGATATTCCGTAAATTAGGAATTAATCTTACCTGTGAACCGAAGTATGAACAGGATGAGAGAAGATATCACAAGAACTAA
- a CDS encoding ABC transporter ATP-binding protein: MEKILELINVEKYYGSKGNITKALDKVSFEVEKGELISIMGASGSGKTTLLNCISTIDRVTSGRIIIGGEDITSLRGSRLNAFRREKLGFIFQDFNLLDTLTGYENIALALSIQNVGAREIEKRIMEIADTLNIKDVLKKYTYQMSGGQKQRVASARALITNPELILADEPTGALDSKSARELLVTMEKMNKEMNATILMVTHDAFTASYSKRVIFIKDGHIFNEIRRGSDNRKQFFEKIIDVVTMLGGDLNDAL, from the coding sequence ATGGAAAAAATATTAGAATTAATCAATGTTGAAAAGTATTATGGCAGCAAAGGAAACATTACAAAAGCCCTTGATAAAGTAAGCTTTGAAGTGGAAAAAGGCGAGCTTATCAGTATTATGGGCGCCAGTGGTTCCGGTAAAACAACGCTTCTTAACTGTATTTCCACAATAGACCGTGTAACAAGCGGCAGAATAATAATTGGCGGAGAAGACATCACATCATTAAGAGGCAGCAGATTAAATGCTTTCAGAAGGGAAAAATTAGGTTTTATTTTTCAGGATTTTAACCTTCTTGATACTCTGACAGGATATGAAAACATAGCCCTTGCATTATCCATCCAGAATGTGGGAGCAAGAGAAATTGAGAAAAGGATAATGGAAATAGCTGACACCCTTAATATTAAAGATGTCCTTAAAAAGTACACATACCAGATGAGCGGCGGGCAGAAGCAGAGAGTAGCTTCCGCAAGAGCACTTATCACCAATCCCGAACTTATACTTGCGGATGAACCTACGGGAGCACTTGATTCCAAATCGGCAAGGGAACTTCTTGTTACCATGGAAAAGATGAATAAAGAGATGAATGCAACAATCCTTATGGTAACCCATGACGCATTTACCGCAAGTTATTCAAAACGTGTTATTTTTATTAAGGATGGTCATATCTTTAATGAAATAAGGCGGGGCAGCGATAACAGAAAACAGTTTTTTGAAAAGATAATAGATGTAGTTACAATGCTTGGAGGGGATTTGAATGACGCTCTTTAA
- a CDS encoding FtsX-like permease family protein: MAIFYVFNSLSDQAVMLKINESSVSLIDTLGSVMSVISVFVAVVLGFLIVYANTFLIKRRNKEFGIYLVLGMGKVKVAAILIIETVVIGIISMAAGLIVGIAASQGMSILIANLFEADLTKFRFVVSKAAIMKTILYFCIMYGVVLILDIIVSGSRRLINLINSGKKGEKEINRNPVLCVIVFIIACILLGTAYYKVTVGMKNIDSFAGIAAQIVKGIVGTFLLMFSISGLFLLLVRAKKKFYYKKLNAFTTREISSKINTAVFSAGIISLMMFFSICCLSTVFSVKKSIDNNIKKLIPVDIQYETLHTSDAANDPPIDELVDKLVKDKSNLEDMFTVNMYYMNNYNFYFGQTCGYMHVSDYNMVARRFGNEEIELKDDEYAVIGNMEQMMGKNYLKPDGTIITINGKEYKPQSEDMYYGFVCIDNYENCYGIYIVPDDVDFSNVNVHIEVLMADLKGDKKTYKDTNKKLYFDDVVYGAREGGYYLNIYCKYEIINISTRLTVVLVFVGIYLGIVFIIAGAAILSLKLLSESVRNKEKYIILRKIGVDNRMIKKSVFTQCMIYFGLPLSVAVIHSVFGIQTCTKILGFYGKSGLLYSILVTALIIVLIYGGYALATYLGSIRILSEKQE; encoded by the coding sequence GTGGCAATTTTTTATGTATTTAATTCTCTGTCAGATCAGGCAGTAATGTTAAAAATTAACGAGAGCAGTGTTTCGTTAATTGATACGCTTGGAAGCGTAATGTCAGTTATAAGTGTGTTTGTGGCAGTAGTTCTTGGCTTCCTTATAGTATATGCCAATACCTTTCTTATAAAAAGGCGCAACAAGGAATTCGGAATATATCTGGTTCTTGGTATGGGCAAAGTAAAAGTAGCAGCGATTCTTATTATTGAAACTGTTGTAATAGGAATTATTTCCATGGCAGCAGGCCTTATCGTGGGAATAGCCGCCTCACAGGGAATGAGTATTTTAATTGCCAATCTCTTTGAAGCAGACCTGACTAAGTTCCGGTTTGTAGTGTCAAAAGCAGCCATTATGAAAACGATATTGTATTTCTGCATTATGTACGGTGTTGTGCTCATTCTTGATATAATTGTATCAGGAAGCCGCAGACTTATTAATCTCATTAATTCCGGTAAAAAGGGTGAAAAAGAAATTAACAGAAATCCTGTGCTCTGCGTTATTGTGTTTATTATAGCCTGTATTTTACTTGGTACGGCATATTATAAAGTTACCGTGGGAATGAAGAACATAGATTCTTTTGCAGGCATTGCAGCCCAGATAGTAAAGGGTATTGTGGGAACATTTCTTCTGATGTTTTCAATTTCCGGTCTGTTTTTACTCCTTGTAAGGGCAAAAAAGAAATTTTATTATAAAAAACTTAACGCATTTACCACAAGGGAGATAAGCAGCAAAATCAATACGGCGGTGTTTTCGGCAGGAATAATAAGCCTTATGATGTTTTTCTCGATATGTTGTCTGTCCACTGTATTTTCGGTTAAAAAATCAATAGACAATAATATTAAAAAACTTATACCTGTTGATATCCAATACGAGACCCTGCATACATCCGATGCGGCCAACGACCCTCCTATCGACGAGCTTGTTGACAAGCTTGTGAAAGATAAGAGCAATCTTGAAGATATGTTTACCGTTAATATGTATTATATGAATAATTATAATTTTTATTTTGGCCAGACATGCGGGTATATGCATGTATCGGATTACAATATGGTCGCAAGACGTTTCGGTAATGAAGAAATAGAACTTAAAGATGACGAATATGCTGTAATCGGTAATATGGAGCAGATGATGGGCAAAAATTATCTTAAGCCGGATGGCACCATTATTACGATTAACGGTAAGGAATATAAGCCTCAATCCGAGGATATGTACTATGGATTTGTATGCATTGATAATTATGAAAACTGCTATGGTATATATATCGTGCCGGATGATGTTGACTTTTCCAACGTTAATGTGCATATTGAAGTGCTTATGGCAGATTTGAAAGGAGACAAAAAAACATATAAAGATACGAATAAGAAGCTGTATTTTGATGATGTTGTGTACGGAGCAAGAGAAGGCGGGTACTATTTGAACATCTACTGCAAATACGAAATTATTAACATAAGTACAAGACTAACAGTAGTGCTTGTATTTGTGGGAATATATCTTGGAATAGTATTCATTATCGCAGGTGCGGCAATCCTGTCACTTAAACTTTTGTCAGAATCCGTAAGAAATAAAGAAAAATATATAATTCTACGAAAAATAGGTGTTGATAACAGGATGATTAAAAAATCCGTATTTACCCAGTGTATGATATATTTCGGACTTCCGCTTTCCGTTGCTGTCATACATTCAGTTTTCGGAATACAGACCTGTACCAAAATATTGGGCTTTTACGGTAAGTCGGGACTTTTGTATTCCATACTTGTCACAGCACTTATAATCGTATTGATTTACGGAGGATATGCCCTTGCGACTTATCTCGGAAGTATAAGAATACTTTCGGAAAAACAGGAATAA
- a CDS encoding polysaccharide deacetylase family protein, with amino-acid sequence MKFIKIKGKIKQRLKLVLPLTALALLAVLGIYGQSKVKAAGRKIPIYSVKREDKKVALSFDAAWGNEDTQILLETLDKYDVKVTFFMTGGWIESYPEDVKSILAHGHDLGNHSEKHKHMSTISMRECEEELMGPHKKVQELTGYDMFLFRPPYGDYNNTLIEAADECGYYTIQWSVDSLDWKDYGADNIVKTVLNHKNLKDGAIILMHNGAKYTKDALPRIIEGLKEKGYEIVPVSQIIYTDNYEINHAGEQIKK; translated from the coding sequence ATGAAATTTATAAAAATAAAAGGCAAAATAAAACAAAGATTAAAGCTGGTGCTTCCATTGACAGCACTGGCTTTACTTGCTGTTTTAGGGATTTACGGACAGTCAAAGGTTAAGGCGGCAGGAAGAAAAATACCTATATATTCGGTAAAAAGGGAGGATAAGAAGGTCGCACTCAGTTTTGATGCCGCATGGGGTAACGAGGACACACAGATTTTACTTGAAACACTTGATAAATATGATGTAAAAGTAACTTTTTTTATGACCGGAGGCTGGATTGAAAGCTATCCGGAAGATGTGAAATCAATTTTGGCCCATGGTCATGACCTTGGAAACCACAGTGAAAAACACAAGCACATGAGTACGATTTCCATGAGAGAGTGTGAAGAAGAATTAATGGGACCACATAAAAAAGTACAGGAACTTACGGGATATGATATGTTTCTTTTCAGACCGCCTTACGGAGATTACAATAATACATTAATAGAGGCAGCAGACGAATGTGGTTATTATACGATACAATGGTCCGTTGACAGTCTTGACTGGAAAGATTACGGTGCGGACAATATCGTTAAAACCGTTCTTAACCATAAAAATTTAAAAGACGGGGCAATTATTCTTATGCACAATGGCGCAAAGTATACAAAGGATGCACTTCCCCGTATCATTGAAGGCCTTAAAGAAAAAGGATATGAGATTGTTCCTGTTTCGCAGATTATATATACGGATAATTATGAAATTAACCATGCGGGAGAACAGATAAAAAAATGA